Below is a window of Scyliorhinus torazame isolate Kashiwa2021f chromosome 24, sScyTor2.1, whole genome shotgun sequence DNA.
aaacgctctcagccGTCGGCAGTGTCTAATTTAGAGCCATCTGCAAACAATAACATTTGTTCCCATTGTAGACTGCTCCCGCTTCCTCAGTGTTAAAAGTAGAGTGAGCAGTTTGGAGCTagtgtcagtattgaaatggagttttcccacCACCGGGGTGCTCCaaataaactgatcgattattgagaGTAAACCCGAACATAAATGCAAAGGGAGGTTTTGGATTTCTCTTCTCTCCAAATCCAGCTACAGCGCCGagtatgaacgagtcagaggccaaAGCGTCACCGAGCAGTCACTAAATGATGGGACTTTATAGACAAGACACAAAGATCGACAGGACGATAACTCTGCATTACACAGGATGTTGTTCCAGTGAAACGCTATTAAAACAGATCTGGCTTTTCATAATAGAAATAAACCAGTAAATTAAAATGTGATAGTTTGGCTGCTTTCCagaaattgtgggtggctcttaaaagagccgtcgggtttgatgagtttgagaacagctttacttggagctggtgtacttggtcaccgcctttgtcccttccgacacggcgtgcttggccagttccccgggcagcagcaggcgcacggcggtctggatctcccgggagctgatggttctGCGCttattgtaatgggccaggcgggaagcctcacccgcgatgcgctcgaaaatatcgttgacaaacgagttcatgatgctcatggccttggaggagatgccggtgtcggggtgaacctgcttcatcactttgtagatgtagatggagtaactctccttcctcgactttcgccgcttcttgccgcccttgactgccggtttcttaatgactttcttggctcccttcttggaagctggtttcgatgttggtttcttctcgtcagccatcgtcaatatcacccagaaataaagcaaaccccttccgacCGCTGATTAAACGTAAAAACGAGACTAAATCACTGAGTATAAGATTGTTGGATTCTTTCTCCGTAATCTACAGTTTCCCTTtatctgtcagtttctgatttcgGTTTTTCTCTAAAAGAACAAACCTAAAAtgaattaaagcaaaataatgcggatgctgcaaatgtgaattgaagagaaatgctggataaactcagcatgtctgggagaatctgtggaaatgtttcggatttataaaaggggcatttaatccgaaactgtctccacagatttttacaatctggagtccaatcgagtttaatctggctgctgtttaaaacgctctcagccGCAGACAGAATGTCTAATTTACAGCCAACTACAAACCTTATTAAAAATATTCCATATTGTAGACTActtcagtgttaaaagtggagtgagcaatttggagctcgtgtcagtattgaaatggaaTTTCACCACAACACTGGTGTGCTctcaataaactgatcgattattgaggaagcctgaaagagaaagggaggtttttggaaacctgaacacaaattgaaagggaggttttgaagttctattgtctctccaaatctagcgacagggaccgaatatgaccaagtcagaaaccaaagacacagggacaccgagcagtcactaaatgaggagacttattttcaaggcacgaagatcgaccgggcgataactggacatcacccaggatgttatgttccagtgaaacactatttgaaccgatttggctattcataatctaataagaattttaaaacgatggtttggctgctttccagaaattgtgggtggctcttaaaagagccgttgggttttgatgagtttgagaacagttttacttggagctggtgtacttggtcaccgcctttgtcccttccgacacggcgtgcttggccagttccccgggcagcagcaggcgcacggcggtctggatctcccgggagctgatggtgctgcgcttgttgtaatgggccaggcgggaagcctcacccgcgatgcgctcaaaaatatcgttgacgaaggagttcatgatgctcatggccttggtggagatgccggtgtcggggtgaacctgcttcatcactttgttgatgtagatggagtaactctccttcctggctCGTCTCCTCTTCTTGTTGCCCTTCACTGGTACCTTCTTCTGGGTTTTCTTAGCGCCCTTCTTGGGAGCTGGAGCTTTCTTGTCTTCAACCATGGTCAGAGCAAACtgcagacacacaataactgagaacTGCCACACACCTGCTCTTTTCCAGAATAACTcgcattagctatggggagcgattgagtaaactcggtttgctctcactggaacgacagaggttgggggcgacctgagaggtctacaaaattatgaggggcatggacagaatggatactcagaggcttttccccagggtagaggggacaattatGAGGGGGCATCAGTTGAAGGTgcaatgggcaaggtttagaggagatgtacgaggcaagttttttacacagagggtagtgggtgcctggaacgcgctaccagaggaggtggtggaagtagggacgataatgacatttaagaggcatatggacaaatacatgaataggaagggaatagagggatacggacccagaaagtgtagattttagattagacgggcatcatggtcggcacgggcttggagggccgaagggcctgttcctgtgctgtgcttttctttgattGAAACTCACTTACCAATGTTAATGAATGATGGGTGAGAGACCAAGTCACCATTGGTGAATTTAGAATGCTGTGACGTTTATTTGCATCTGTTTGGTTGGTTCAGGTAACCAATTGCAGCATCTGCCCCCCCTCCCATCCACAAACTCTGGCCAGTCAGATTCCCCTCATTGACACATTGCTCTGACTTTGGGCCTCCCTCTGCCGGCCGCAGcacattctcgctgctggtaataacacgtcgctctccagggactgtcccgggtgccggctataccgcgcatgcgtgcccactcagccCGATCAGGCAGTGCGCAGGCGCGGAACAAGGCGGGCCGGACCGCCACCTCCTGCCGTCACCGGGCTGTCCAAGGGCAGCTTCTTTGAAGCAACAGCAGGTTGAAGCGGCGCCAGAGAGcagatcctccattttgtagctggcagctgtgaagaattgaaaatggacggttttgtaataaggaagagagggtcagagacacaaacaggcccggatcacacatctaaatctgtgggagagagtcgctgaggagagtccacagcaacacaaagcagagctggggtgagctccacggcctctgctcaacaacccattaagaagaagctggaaacaggaacacagcagaataaaggtgatatttgaaggtatgtctttataaattgtgccaatgcaaatcaggatctcctctggctgatttgtttgctgatgaaacgtggaagctctctatgtcttaccttgcagacatcttttcaattctaaacacactgaaccgcaaattgtcagggaaggaggatgattgcttttggcgctgtgaagaatttgaagctttccaaaagtaattgaacgttaggcaactgcgcgtagaaagccaaacctactacatgttccccacactgcaatgACATCTCGAAGAAAACGGTTAGGAAGGGAACTGTCGATAGACTGGCTGCACTGAACAACAGTTTATAtcgctattttccagaggagaagtttcagattttgagagagaattggttggtgaaaactccctttgagttcgagaccccagactcaatttactgatttatagctgactccaaatgtacaaactgagcttctgcaccttacctgtgacagcacattaaaaatacggcacaactccatgaggttttcagagttccagcgtagcgtctccgaggagtacccagtacggagtaaaacaagcattcttttgctattacacatcacaaggatctacatgttcaaggttggatttttcatcctcaaaaggatgaagacagcacaaaggaaccagctgaactctgcacctgatacacgCACTGCCCTCACCtctaaacctgattggagtgagatcataaggaccaagcaagttcacctactggattacaggtaagagaacatagtgggtcacggaggtcagctggtgtgggtcccaaaggctggccagcatgggtcccaaaggatggccggttggttaaaatgggtcGCAGGTAAAAACAGTTTAAAAGTACTGCTCTGTAAAATACTGCTGATTCAGTTCATCCATTTTCCCTTCATTTACCAGGACTAACTGATGTTTATTAATCCCGCCCTTCATCCGGAAGTAGAATCCAGAATGTTTGATTTACAACTGGGGCTCATTTGAACATTGCTGCGAATGTTTTTGGATAAAATGTTAGAAGAGCAGTGACAACAACATTGAGAAAAACCTGACTGAAATAAAACCCTGCTGTGGGTTTATGGGCCACCTGTCTGTTTACAATCCATATGTATGGATTCATGTGTAATACACATTTTTTGTTTATTACACTATTCCATAATGCTCAGATTCTGGCAGAGAATGATTTATTTTAACTCCAGCATTTTGCCCGTGTATTCTGCGTGGCTTTAAAATGAATATGATAGTTGTACACATCTGGCAGCTCCTAATCGATGTGTGTAAGTTTACTATGAAAACTTCTTGGAATACATGAACTGGAGTCGCAGGTATTAAAGGTATTCTCAATGTATTACAGCTGGAATGTATTTTTCAATTATACAAAAAATGTCAGCAAAATCCATCACTGTGCCATACACAGTATCGGTGCTTGATGAAGTTCATACTAATGTCATTGATGTAGTACATATGTTACAGATAAGAACATTCATAACTTAAGCAGAATGGAAAAGGCAGTttcagacatcaggacgagaccagGTCTCATGCAACAAGAGACCTGAGCAATGACATATTATAAGAATTATTATTGGTAAACATGCAGTAacggaagaagaaactgaagaagaattttaaaatccaggtttggcagtatgtcatggtgcacctGACAGAGAAAGTGCTGCAAGCTGCTCAGAACTGGATGTCAACTATTCAAGTGGAGACTGGAGAAGATTTCAACTGGAGCAGAGTTCATAGATTTCATaacatttacagagcagaaggtggccattcggcccatcgagtctgcaatggcccttggaaagagcaaactaataataataattgcttattgtcacaagtcgactccAATTAAGTTACTGAAAAACCCCTCgtagccacatttcggcgcctgttcggggaggccggtacgggaattgaacccacgctgctggccttgttctgcattacaagccagctgtttagctcactgtgctaaaccagccccacaactaccgaagcccacacctcaaccctcacCCCGGAAACtttccctaaccttttttggacactaaggacaatttagcagagccaatccacataacctgcgcatctttggactgggaggaaaccggagcacccagacgaaacatggggagaacgtgtgactcagttgactgtgtaaaccaggggagtgttcaAGTCATATTCAATTACAAATTGGAAACCAGGGGAGTGACTACATCAGTGGTGTGGGTAAACCAGGGAGTGTGGAAATCAGGGGAGTGTTTCAAACCAGCGGACTGTCCAAGACCAGACAATTGTCCAAAGCCACTGAAATGTATCAACCAGCGGACTGTGTGAGCCAGGATAGTGTATAAACCAAATTCAATTTCAAATTGGAAAGGGGTGAAAATGAAGTCAATCAATGAAATGTTTTGCTgctggaggagagagtgggaccacctggggcctgttgctgccccctcccggggtgaccgccctgacctctgtcctcccacccctctgcctgaggtaggaccacctggggcctggtgctattccccctcccggggtgaagtgggagtgggaccgccgggggctgctgtgaagaCGAAGGACTTTGTCTTGGGGGCCACAGGGCTGAAGAGCGCTGTCCGCGCACTTCTTTCACCCCCTGTGGCGGGTGTGGCAGTTGCCACTTTGCTTTAGGCCCCTCCGGGTCTGAAGAGCGCTGCCCGTTTACAGTGACtatctgctgttgccctgcagcaccttccccTGTGGCACCTGCTGTTGTTGTGCCATGTCCTTCccccagcactctgatttcagttaCATGGCTGTGCCGTACCAAGTGTGGGCATGGTCAGTAccccaggggcatcctccactctgccgggggcagggcggccaagaacCTATGCGGGGGCAACAGCCTCTCGACCCTCGGCGGCCCCCTCGCCCTTCCGCCTACTAACGCGGCAACTTGGGGTCAAATgttatgcccaccccaccatgaccatcGAGGCATTAACTCGTGCGATGGCCGAGGTCATCGGCCTcttggccatcgtagccgcctctagGATGTACGGCAaagccgtgtttttcctgcgggccgagcaggcggtccaccgtgtcctggaaaggggctcacagtgggtgggacacacatggccgtggacccgctggaggccatcgccgaacgtgtctcctcctcccccatctcaacctcctgggggaggtcaggtccggggtggcgccgctgacacTCGGCCTCGGGACCCTTCCCTCCGTCATGTATACTCGGAGCGTCAGGCTTTTGcccgcctgacccgggaggaggtcacgctGGGAGGTTTTGTGGTTCCCCACCAAGGGAAGGATCATAAAGTGATCTGGTCTGCGGTGCCATGCCTGAagagggctggggcatattcgccggaactgccccaccctaacggccgctgccaacaccatctccagctcggccgtggctggcactgcccccctctcctctaccacctcttcgtctgcccagcagccggcccctgacaacaccgcggctgctggcgggggagagggagactccAATAGACCAGAGGCAGCCTAAAAAGGCCAAACGGAAGACGGCGTGACGGTCAGACGGAATCCATccacaccttggccccatcacgagtactgaccccgtgcccgtcCAGGGGCCTGCGGCAGCCACCAGAGTCCCTATATCttcgggtcgtgggcgggcgacggcgaggaaggctccccgctcacaaGGCCCAAGCAGATGATGCCAAGGAGCCCAGGATCCAACCCGGACCTGATCCCGGGGTCTTTCCGGGTCTCTCCGAGGGCCCGGCATCGGCGGCGGGGTCAGTGTCGCCACGGAGGGGGAGCCTGCGAGGAACCCGCCTGAgggtgatcctgggggtgggatcgactcggaccagggggagcagcgacaggctgttctgttcctcggggggctcctgagggagtggagggggcgacaaCCCTCTAGTCCATCTGAGCagagttatgggtgattggtgaaggacacacactacaactgacttggaggtaaccatagccagactcaacatccacagcAGCAGGGACGCGCATCACCGTTTCCAGTGCTTCTCTGTCCTCCGGGACGcatagtacggggtgtgcttcctgcaagaaacccacgccattccgggggacaaagctaagtggaccctggagtggcaagggggagtcttcatgagtcacttggccccacgttcgggcggggtggctatcttgctggctccacattttcagccagagagctggagggtcaaggagccagtgccaggccgtctgttgcattTAACGGTCCTCGACGGGGACGTGGTGCGTCACTTTGTGAATGTATACGCTCCCTGGCCGGGCCACAGCAAACGGCTTTCGTTgacaaagtgtccactcttcttggcaccatccctgtgggcgagtgcatcatccttggaggggatttcaattgcaccctccaggacaaggaccatgGTAGAGTCCAGTGCAGCACGCAGGCGGTGGTGAAATTAAGGGACCTGGTCAGGTCCTTCGACTTGGTTGGCGCCTGgagaactctccatcctgaatctcaggtggacacatttgtgggccctctgttgggagcgtccagaatcgaccgtctttacaattctaggacgtacttgcccagcgttcagaCGGCCTGTGGAGCAGGTGCTGTGCTCGgatgaccacctggtgtgggcggggctcggccagctccgcgctcaggcacggtccgcgtactggcactttaacaacctgctgctggaggacaagcggttcctggactggattcgccttttctgggccggctggataaagaAGCGGGGtgccttcccctccttgaggctatggtgggacgtgggcaagactcatgCCCGCGCCTTCTGTCAGAGGGACACGAAGCGGTcgacggcggggcggaaatccacgATCGCCAACTTGGCTGAATAGGTCTTCGATctagagtcacgtctcgctcagcacgatgaggacccggccctggggctgctgtacagagagaagACGGGCGTGCTGCGGGACCTTCAACTTGTCGGGTCCCATGGCgcatacgtgaggtcgcggatcagtTTCCTGAGAGACATGGACCGTGGCTcccccttctactcgctggaaagaggatgcaGGGTCCGTCAGCCGAcgacggtccctcgtctcggatccggagggggccaGGACCCTAATCAGGGACTTTTATTCTGACCTCTATACTCCGGATCcgtgcagcgaggacgcttgcagagttctgtgggaggacctgccgcaggtcggcccggagcaAGTCAGGAGGCTCGACCAAACCGTCAATCATCAAGACCGGCGCCCTCGACAGCTTGTCAAGGGGCAagaccccagggctggatgggctgaCCGTGGAGATCTTCagtgcgtgctgggacgtcctggggagtgactacgcggggtcctggggaatgtatcgtgaccggggagatgcccctttcgtggtgcagggccgttatggcgaccggtctccctcctcagcacggactacaaaataTTTGCCAAGGTCATGTCTTTGCGCCGTGGCCCTGTGCTGGactacatgatccaccctgacagtcccacacggtcccggaccgcaccatttaccatgatccaccctgacagtcccacaccgcaccatttaccatgatccaccctgacagtcccacaccgtcccggaccgcaccatttaccatgatccaccctgacagtcccacaccgtcccggaccgcaccatttaccatgatccaccctgacagtcccacaccgtcctggaccgcaccatttaccataatatccatctggtccgggacatccatcattcccagacaactgggatgttgagcgccttccggtctcttgaccaggagagggcgttcgacagggtggggcacgaatatttgctcgggcctctgcgagccttctggttcaggacgcactttgtcgcccggatccgattactgtacaCTGCCTTGGAGTGTCTGATTAACGTTAAcctgtccctgacggcgccccttcgctttgggagaggagtgcgtcagggctgaccaactttattctctctgcgtggagcctttcctgcgcctcctgcggaggaggttgtcggggctggttctgtgCGAGCCGGGCATggcggttgtagccatctgggatggccacttccagaatacaaaatggactctcgcaaagaatatagggaactgtggacaatgctagaaaacaagcaggcacagagcctgaatggatatttgggaaacagctcccagacggaattgaaactatgggtcgattagcatattgatggcccatctccgggaaacaaaggaatgacactcaggtcaccgatactattgcaggcatcccggcgccagttccccaaccgaaaagcacaaacaaagcaaggccaacggccacctgagacacgcccagccatcagggcacccacccctttattggtcatgatcgataacagtgatcgagaagcggcccaattaattgggaccaagtttaaggcccacctaaaagcgcgcaaagaccCTCCAaggataagaaggaacccccaggagagattcactctcttggacttggctctcaaagcacagagacccatccaccagcatcaccagaagcaagtaagttcaaggtcaacgctcgcgaccagacggacgaccttcgctgttctcctgtgtatcttcaaacccaacagcctcagatccaaacaacggccgtTGTTCCTCTGacaaagtgggcacccgaagttaagtacaggcgttagcgttagagatagtttagtttgtagtactgttgtgcatgagtagatctgactgtgtgtataaatatatagtattgactttgaactaactaacttgtgtattggctctttgatcagtattcgggattgaaccttgtggtggtatcgagagatacctggcgactctaaagtaaacataattaggattaaggaaggcgaccatattgactgccatattgattttccaagtgatttttcacagtgctcagcaaaggtttataccaacaaaaaggaaggacggtaaaaagagggacaatcgaccgtggatatctaaggaaataagggagagtatcaaattgaaggaaaaaacatacaaagtagcaaagatcagtgggagactagaggactgggaaatctttagggggcaacagaaagctactaaaaaagctataaagaagagtaagatagattatgagagtaaacatgctcagaatataaaaacagatagtaaaagtttctacaaatacaaggaaaccgggttctccggtttccttggggcagcacggtagcatggtggttagcacaattgcttcacagctccagggtcccaggttcgattccggcttgggtcaccgtctgtgcggagtttgcacgttctccccgtgtgtgcgtgggtttcatccgggttctccggtttcctcccacagtccaaagatgtgcgggttaggtggattggccatgctaaattgcccatagtgtccaaaattgcccgtagggtggggttactgggttatggggattaggtggggttactgggttatggggatagggtggaggtttggaccttcggtagggtgctctttccaagagccggtgcagactcgatgggccgaatggcctccttctgcactgtaaattctatgtctatgtaaaacaaaaaagagtggctaaggtaaatattggtcctttagaggatgagaagggagatttaataatgggagatgaggaaatggctgaggaactgaacaggttttttgggtcggtcttcacagtggaagacacaaataacatgccagtgactgatggaaatgaggctatgacaggtgaggaccttgagaggattgatatcaccaaggaggtagtgatgggcaagctgatggggctaaatgtagacaagtctcctggccctgatggaatgcatcccagagtgctaaaagagatggctagggaaattgcaaatgcactagtgataatttaccaaaattcactagactctggggtggtcccggcggattggaaattagcaaacgtgacaccactgtttaaaaaaggaggtaggcagaaagtgggtaattataggccagtgagcttaacttcggtagtagggaagatgctggaatctatcatcaaggaagaaatagcgaggcatctggatgggaattgtcccattggacagacgcagcatgggttcataaagggcaggtcgtgcctaactaatttagtggaattttttgaggacattaacagtgcggtagataacatggagccaatggatgtggtatatctggatttccagaaagcctttgacaaggtgccacacaaaaggttgttgcataagataaagatgcatggcattaaggggaaagtaggagcatggatagaggattggctaattaatagaaagcaaagagtggggatgaatgggtgtttctctggttggcaatcagtagccagtggtgtccctcagggatcagtgttgggcccacaactgttcacaatttacatagatgatttggagttggggaccaagggcaatgtgtccaagtttgcagacgacactaagacaagtggtaaagcaaaaagtgcagaggatactggaagtctgcagagggatttggacaggctaagtgaatgggctagggtctggcagatggaatacaatgttgacaaatgtgaggttatccattttggtaagaataacggcaaaagggattattatttaaatgataaaatattaaaacatgctgctgtgcagagagacctgggtgtgctcgtgcatgagtcgcagaaagttggttttcaggtgcaacaggtgattaagaaggcaaatggaattttgtccttcattgctagagggatggagtttaagactagggaggttatgctgcaattgtataaggtgttagtgaggccacacctggagtatggtgttcagttttggtctcctcacttgagaaaggacgtactggcactggagggtgtgcagaggagattcactaggttaatcccagagctgaaggggttggattatgaggagaggttgagtagactgggactgtactcgttggaatttagaaggatgaggggggatcttatagaaacataaaagattatgaagggaatcgataggatagatgcgggcaggttgtttccactggcgggtgaaagcagaactagggggcatagcctcaaaataagggaagtagatttaggactgagtttaggaggaacttcacccaaagggttgtgaatctatggaattccttgcccagtgaagcagtagaggctccttcattaaatgtttctaagataaagatagatagttttttgaagaataaagggattaagggttatggtgttcaggccggaaagtggagctgagtccacaaaagatcagccatgatctcattgaatggtggagcaggctcgaggggccagatggcctactcctgctcctagttcttatgttcttatatttataaccagataaacagagcaacacggtggtcctttcggcttacgctgatgatgtgctgctgatgttcattgaccccggtgacctgcggaggatgcgagagtgccaggctgtgtactccgccgcatCTTCTGCTGGGAGCAAccgggctaaatgttccggactcctggtcggtccgtggcagatggaccccctcccagaggagctcaggcccttcagctgaagccggaccaacatcctctacttggaccaacatcctcgacttgggagtctatctttgcccggcagaggaagcctggccggcgaactggcaggagttggcgaccaaggtcaccgctcgcctgggacgctggacaggactgctccgagtgatgtcctacaggggtcgagttctcatcataaaccagctgatagcctccatgttgtggtaccggctggtcactttgacccctccccctgactttgtcacaggcatccagagaactctgattcggttcttctgggacaatggattgcactgggtcgctgcggaggtctgcagtctcccgcttgcggagggcggtcaggcgctggtgtgccttcgcatccagatcacgactttacgccttcagactctgcagcgatacctggacgttgagcctcctccacgatggtgtgcccgggcgaagtatttcttcccccaggtgcacggcctgaactacgatctgcagctcctgttcgttgaccagcAAGGTCTTCAGAATTCTTTGTTGATGCTGcctgtcttgtaccaggaccttctcaaagtcaggaacagggtccccacgtgccgcagctctccgctgtcaggagcagtggctctcgtaagggagccg
It encodes the following:
- the LOC140400133 gene encoding histone H2B-like; translation: MADEKKPTSKPASKKGAKKVIKKPAVKGGKKRRKSRKESYSIYIYKVMKQVHPDTGISSKAMSIMNSFVNDIFERIAGEASRLAHYNKRRTISSREIQTAVRLLLPGELAKHAVSEGTKAVTKYTSSK
- the LOC140400134 gene encoding histone H2B 7-like, whose amino-acid sequence is MVEDKKAPAPKKGAKKTQKKVPVKGNKKRRRARKESYSIYINKVMKQVHPDTGISTKAMSIMNSFVNDIFERIAGEASRLAHYNKRSTISSREIQTAVRLLLPGELAKHAVSEGTKAVTKYTSSK